The sequence TTCCCTTGTAGCGGTGGACATAGTATCTATGGCCAGCAATTGGTATTGTGATAACTGTTTGTGCAGCTGCGGTTCTATGATGTCGTTGATCAACTGCAATAAAATGTTTCCCCTGGTCTGGTGATTACTGAATTCCCCTTCTATGCCATTCACCTGGGCCTGGTAGCGCATGATCTTATTCAATAAGCGGAAATTAGTAAAATAGCGCAGGCTGCCCGAGTTCCTAACCTGTTCAAAGGTGGTGCGGTTCCAAAGCAGTGGCGCCGTCCAGTACAGGAACCGCGTGTAAAAGGAAAATTCAGCAGCATTGCGGCCTTCTAACCTGGTTTGGCTAAGTCTTAGGAGGCTATCGGTATTGGCAATAAATATTGCGCCGGTTTTCAACTGGGTATTGATCGCAACAGTATCATTCTGTAAATCCTGCACCAGGGCAATGGCAAATTCTTTTGCCCGCTGGTGTTCTAAAGTATGCTCCAGCTTGTACTCGGCCAGGAAACCACAGAACACGGCCAGGAACAACATTAAAAACTCCCAGAAATAGGACTTCCAATTTTTCTTTCCCTCATGATGTGCATGGTGATGTACTTCCATATTTTCCGGTTCTGGGGTTACAGGAACGATCTCCTCTGTATTGTCTTCCATTATTTCTTTTGTTTACTCAACTTAGCTTCCTCTGCGGCCAGGTGCTGTAAATAATAGGTATACACCTGCTGCCCTTTCCGGACACTGGAAACCCTGAAAAATTCATTGGACGCATGCCATTTTTCATCAGCCTGTAAAAAGCCCAGTGAATAAGCATAGACCCCTAAAACTTCTTTGAAAGACAACATCGCACCACCCGTACCACCCGTACCCATGATCAAAGGCTGCCTGCCATATACCGCAGACACCGTTTCGGATACGTATTTGAAGGCCTTTGTATCGGTAGGTGCAAACATCGCACTGGCATAACCCGGACTGAATTTATAGCTGACCGTTGCGCCAACCGGACAATTCTTATTGATATGTTTCACGATCAGGTCAATGATCTCCTTGCCATCCTGGTTATTTACCAAACGGCAGGTGATCCTTGCCATAGCATGACCCGGAATGATATTCGAATGACCTTCCGGTGCTGTATAACCACCCTGCATACCAATCACCTCAAGGGTTGGCCTGAACCAGACCCTTTCTAGTGGGGAAAAGGCCGGGTCGCCCACTTCTGCAGTAGTGCCTAATAATTTCATATCCTCGGCCGGATCGTATGGGATCTGCTTGATCCTTTCCTTTTGCTCTGCTGATATAGGCAACACTTTATCATAAAATCCGTCCACTGCTACATTACCAACTTTATCGTAAAAAGAGCTGATGATCTGCGACATGACTACTACGGAGTTGGGTGTTTTGCCACCAAACTGGCCGGAATGTGCATCTGTATTGGCTGTCTTCACGGTAAACTCCAGTAGTGCTGCCCCTCTTGAACTTAGGCTGATCTCGGGAACACTGTCACTATGTTGGGCATCATCTGCAGTTACTGCAAAATCTGTTTTCAGCAATTCTTTATTATTTGTCAGGAAGCTTCTGAAATTCGGACTTCCGATCTCTTCTTCACCTTCAAACAAAAATTTTACATTTACCGGCAGCTTGCCATCTTTCTGCAGCATCGCTTCAACTGCCCAGATGCTGATTAGCACACCGCTTTTATCATCGCTGGCACCTCGGCCATAAATGCGGCCATCTTTAATTACCGGGATGAAAGGCGGATTATCCCACTCTGCCTCATTTACAGGTTGAACGTCGTAATGCGCATAGACCAGGACGGTAGGCTTTCCCGGTGCATTTTCCCAACTGCTATAAACGGCAGGAAGTCCACCTGTAGGCATCACCTGCGCAGTGGTCATACCAATGGCTTTAAGTTTATTCACGATCCAGGCCGCTGCCCTTTCCACGTCAGCCTTGTGCGCGGGAATAGATGATACACTGGGAATAGCTACAAATTCAAGGTACTCTTTCAGGTGGGCATCTGTATGGTCATCGATATACTTATCGTAAGATACCTGGGTAGTTTTTGTGGACTTTTTTTGCGCTGAAACCTGTTGGAAAGTGGCAAGATGAAAACAAAAAAGGATCGGCAGGGCCAGGTACTTTGACATGCTCATTACGGTTATTTAGTTGGGTTATTGCTGTGGTTATTTCAAATATATAGATAAAATCAGTGGAGCTACGACTATTCCGGACTAGCCATCAACAGTGCCACCTTCCAGTTTCCGTCTTTGTCCTTCTTCCAGATATGCAAAACCTTATTGTGCACCATGTGTACATTCCCCAAGGAATCAGTTTCGGGCATTTGGTTCCGGTCTAAGGAATAGGCCATATCGCCATCCTTTGAGAATTGAATAATATTGGGCTTGTCTTCATTTTCCCATTTGATATCCAATTCTGTATTGGTGGTTGAAGCTGCATAAATTTTTATCATTTCCGCCCTACCATTGACTGGTTTCGATTTCGGCACGATCACCAGGGTATTGTCAGCGAAATAATAAGCAATTGAATCAGGTTTACCAGTCAGGGTCTTTTCAGACCAGTCGGTCCAGGCAAAGGTGATCTTCTCTTCCTCCGCTTTTAAATCAGGGGGCCGTTGCCCGCAAGAAGTAAATAATGCCACCAGCGAAATGATTACTATGTTTTTCATCTAGTTTGCTTTTAGTGTTAATACTGTTGCAGTTTTTGGAGGAATGGTAATGCCTTGACTGATATTGATAGTTTCATTAGTAAACAGGTTTACCGCAGATCTGCGCCCTTTTATTATTTCATCAAAACGGTCTGTTTGAATGGTAGCAGCTTCATTACCCTTATTCATCACAACCATAACAGTTTGATCTTTATTGTATCGGAAATACACATACACCCCGTTAACAGGTGCAAAATGAAGGGTCTGGCCAGCGGTGATCATCGGGTTATTCTTTCGCCAATTCAGTAATTGTTTTAAAAAAGCCTGCATACTAAGCTGGTCCGGGTTTAAACCAAGGCCTTTAAATGCATTAACCGAATCTCCCTTCCATCCTCCCGGAAAATCGGCCCGGATTAATCCATCTACTTTATCATGCCCTGTATTATCCATTAAAATTTCAGTGCCATAATACACTTGTGGTATACCCCTCACAGTAAGTAAAAATGTCAATGCCATCTTAGTTTGCGCCACGTCCTGGTTCAATTGCATAAACAGCCTGTCCATATCATGGTTGTCACCCATCAACAGCATTTGGTTGGGATTGGTATATACGAAATCATTGGCCAGCATTTCATACAGTTTCGTAAATGGCGGGTTGTAATCAGCGTCTTCATGACCTGTCAAAGATTTCACCAGTGCATCCTGCAATGGGAAATCCATAATTGTGTTGAGGCATCCGGAATAACCATCCTTGTTTTTGGTTCCCTGTTGCCAATAGGAAGTGATCAGTGGATTGTAACTCCATTCTTCCCCAACCATACTGAAATTTGGATACTCCTGCATAATGGAGCAACTCCAGTTCTTTAAAAACGTTTTATCAGAATACCCATAAGTATCCTGGCGCACACCGCCGAGTTGCAGGGTTTCGATCCACCAGATGGTATTCTGAATTAAATAGGCCGACATGAACGGGTTCTTTCCATTCATATCCGGCATGGTTTTATCAAACCAGCCTTCGCTCCACAATTTCTTATCGTACTTTGAAGCATAAATATCCTGGTTAACAGTGCGACGATGGTTTGAACCGGTATATGGATGTGGTGGCGCAAAGTTGATCCAGTCTTTAAAGGGAAGGTCATTCATCCACCAGTAATTGATGCCTATATGGTTTAATACTTCATCAAATATGAGTTTTAAGCCCATTTGCCTGGCCCTGGCCGATAGTTCTTTGTATTCGTCGAGGCTGCCATACCTCGGATCAACCCGGTAATGATTGGTAATAGAATAGCCATGGTAGTAATAGCTATCCATATCATTCTCCAGCATGGGCGTAGGCCAGATGGCTGTGAAACCCATATCCCTGATATAATCCAGGTGATCAATGATGCCGCGGATATCCCCGCCATGGCGGCCACCATCAAAATTCCGGTCAACCTTCTTTTCCCGCATGCCCGGCGCAACATCATTAGTATAATCGCCGTTGGCAAACCGGTCTGGTTCCTCCATTCACTGTTGATGGTATACGCTTTTGAAACCCTTTCAGGATCCTTGCTGTTCCAGGCATCTTCTGCCATTTGAATTTTCTGCTTCGCCGTTTCTTCTGAAAAAGGCGGGAGGGGATGTCGTTGTTCCATAATTAATTCAGGTTTATTTCAGCTAATTCCAATTTCAGTGCTAAAGGAAAATCTACCGGAACCTGGGTGAGGTTGTGTACATAATTCATGGCCACTTTATCGGCTACCTGCAGGATCAGGTCGATCAGGTTTTCATTGGTATATCCCTGGGCAAAAAAAGCATCCACTAATGCAGCATCAGCCCTACCCTGGTTTTTTGTAATGCTGGCAGCCAGTTTCACTAAGGCATCCAATTTAGGGATGCCCGACTGACCACGGCGGATATCCAACACCTGCTCATCGGTAAAGCCATTCATTTTACCAATAACCGTATGTGCGCTCTGGCAATAAATACAGCCGTTCACCTGGCTGACAATTAAATTTACAGCTTCTTTTTCCCGGTTGCTTAGCGTGGTTTTAGCGTTCTGGTAGGCAAGGTAACGCGATAATCCGTTATCAGAATAGCCAATGGTGGCGTAGAGATTAGGAACGAAGCCCAGGGCTTTGGTCAGGTTATCAAAAATAGCCTGGTTAGCGGGGGCCACTTCATCTCTTGCGGGAACTTTGAACTGTTTCATTATTGTATTTTTAAAGTTGATGTCTTATTGACCACACAAAGATGGGTCTACATCAATCCTTAAAAAATGGATGATGAACGCAGTTAGATGGACAATTTTCCCTGGTCATAAAATTCGACGGGAAATCCTTCTTACCGCAGCACAATCGTACTGTAGGTATTTCCAGTGCTTACATTTATCCTTATCGAATCTTTGCCATATTGTACATCGATGTTTTTCAGATCAGCCGGATATGTAGCTGATATTTTGGTAGCCGGACAGAATTTCTTATTGATCACAAGGCTGTATTGCCCTTTTGACACCAAATGCAATATCCATTCTGGTGCATCATTTTTCCGGGTCAATATGGCAAATCCAGTACCGTTATTATTTTTTACAGGGGAAGTCACACCAGCATGGTTCAGCACCGCAGCTGTCAGCTCCGGCATATTGGAAGATGCCAAATAATAAACTGCCCCCTTGCCAATTTTATTTACCTGTACCAACGGCTGCTGCTCGCCTGCAGGATTTGTAATAAAGGAAATAGTTTGCCCTTTTTTTATAGTAACTGCAGTGAATGGCCTGTCACTGGTATATAGTTTTGCCGGCAATCTGCCATTTCGGATAACTTCCAGAGCAGTTGCCTGTATGAGTGTATCAACTGGTATAATGCCTGCCTGCTTTATCAGTTCCGGCGCAGGTTTCAGGGATACCCCCATTAGATCCTGCAAGGCAAAATCTGGCAGTCTATGGCCATCCGCGGTATAACAAAGCGCATCACCGGTTACCAAAATCTGCCCTCCTTTTTGAACGTACCCTTTAATTATAGCCAACTGGTCTTCCGAAAATCCGGATGACTCAGGAATTATTATGGCTTTGAAGCCATCAAGCGAAGTGCTGCTGAAGTTGACATTGGAAATAAATCGAACCGGGTTACCGGATTGTAATATTGGTTCGGTGATGCCACGCAGGATATTCATGTAATCATCCCTGTTATACTGATCATAATGGTACCGTGTGCTTTCACTATAGAGTATGGAAATATTGGTGACCGGACTCGTATTTGCCAGGTAAGGTTCCACCATTTTAACCTGGGCATAAAAAGGTGCCAGCTCTTTTTCGAACCAATCAACCGGCACAATCCGATCGAAGGAAGTATCGCTATCCGGCAAGCCTGTTTTCCCTACAGAAGCAAAATAAGAATAGCACCTGCCGCCCAGGGCCAGGCATTCCCAGGCCATCTTTTGGTTTTCAATCACTCTCCCGGTAATAATCCCTCTTTTTTGAAATACCCCATTCAACAACAATTCACGAAAGGGATCAGCAAATTCTATGTATGACATGTCTACAAAATTGGCATCACTGATGTCGGCTGCATCCTGCCCGCTGAACCAATTTTGCCATACCGGCACAGTTGGTTTAATAGATTTGCAAACTGCATATAAGTCCTTCACGATTTGCCTGATACTTTCTATCCTGAATTTTTCCCTGTGTTGCCAGTCCAACCATTCAGCCGGCATGGCTTCATGAAACATTTCGCGGTATAAATTTTTACACCCATCGCACCTGCAACTGGAAGGCTGGTCAAGAATATCATACCGTAATCCATCAATGGGGTAATTTTTTAAGATTTCACGTGATGCTTCCATTACCCTTTCGCGATAGGGTGAGTTCAAACAGAT comes from Flavihumibacter fluvii and encodes:
- a CDS encoding dipeptidase; translation: MSMSKYLALPILFCFHLATFQQVSAQKKSTKTTQVSYDKYIDDHTDAHLKEYLEFVAIPSVSSIPAHKADVERAAAWIVNKLKAIGMTTAQVMPTGGLPAVYSSWENAPGKPTVLVYAHYDVQPVNEAEWDNPPFIPVIKDGRIYGRGASDDKSGVLISIWAVEAMLQKDGKLPVNVKFLFEGEEEIGSPNFRSFLTNNKELLKTDFAVTADDAQHSDSVPEISLSSRGAALLEFTVKTANTDAHSGQFGGKTPNSVVVMSQIISSFYDKVGNVAVDGFYDKVLPISAEQKERIKQIPYDPAEDMKLLGTTAEVGDPAFSPLERVWFRPTLEVIGMQGGYTAPEGHSNIIPGHAMARITCRLVNNQDGKEIIDLIVKHINKNCPVGATVSYKFSPGYASAMFAPTDTKAFKYVSETVSAVYGRQPLIMGTGGTGGAMLSFKEVLGVYAYSLGFLQADEKWHASNEFFRVSSVRKGQQVYTYYLQHLAAEEAKLSKQKK
- a CDS encoding YybH family protein, which produces MKNIVIISLVALFTSCGQRPPDLKAEEEKITFAWTDWSEKTLTGKPDSIAYYFADNTLVIVPKSKPVNGRAEMIKIYAASTTNTELDIKWENEDKPNIIQFSKDGDMAYSLDRNQMPETDSLGNVHMVHNKVLHIWKKDKDGNWKVALLMASPE
- a CDS encoding alpha-amylase family glycosyl hydrolase, translated to MEEPDRFANGDYTNDVAPGMREKKVDRNFDGGRHGGDIRGIIDHLDYIRDMGFTAIWPTPMLENDMDSYYYHGYSITNHYRVDPRYGSLDEYKELSARARQMGLKLIFDEVLNHIGINYWWMNDLPFKDWINFAPPHPYTGSNHRRTVNQDIYASKYDKKLWSEGWFDKTMPDMNGKNPFMSAYLIQNTIWWIETLQLGGVRQDTYGYSDKTFLKNWSCSIMQEYPNFSMVGEEWSYNPLITSYWQQGTKNKDGYSGCLNTIMDFPLQDALVKSLTGHEDADYNPPFTKLYEMLANDFVYTNPNQMLLMGDNHDMDRLFMQLNQDVAQTKMALTFLLTVRGIPQVYYGTEILMDNTGHDKVDGLIRADFPGGWKGDSVNAFKGLGLNPDQLSMQAFLKQLLNWRKNNPMITAGQTLHFAPVNGVYVYFRYNKDQTVMVVMNKGNEAATIQTDRFDEIIKGRRSAVNLFTNETINISQGITIPPKTATVLTLKAN
- a CDS encoding carboxymuconolactone decarboxylase family protein — translated: MKQFKVPARDEVAPANQAIFDNLTKALGFVPNLYATIGYSDNGLSRYLAYQNAKTTLSNREKEAVNLIVSQVNGCIYCQSAHTVIGKMNGFTDEQVLDIRRGQSGIPKLDALVKLAASITKNQGRADAALVDAFFAQGYTNENLIDLILQVADKVAMNYVHNLTQVPVDFPLALKLELAEINLN
- a CDS encoding beta-galactosidase trimerization domain-containing protein, translating into MKKQILLLFLLLSVLFGNTQPGQLTLKLERIDPITSKPQFVTEQVAGNKTAIIVMDMWDKHWCKSWTARDIAMIPQINRVLAEARRRGVQVIFSPSVVADFYKDYPQRKAVTNLPEYREFIYPSVEELQDLEDKRQLDTKKYTRKYFAGTIYEARDFPGATYKGYPPFPPFAKTGGCECAERDCKEATVWTRQNKDVLIEAGDLITEGNNRSELVRICKARGFTHLLYMGGAGNMCLTVSRENSTMNMMNRGLKCVYLEDLMISISGRGFNPDTKMNDPGFTPEKGDSLVLVHLKKYVAPAAKTYEVFPDAQDEVMRYVPKGPADCFRQICFDINEKEVYPDSILNTFFSAQDPVAYAAFCKKINLDAALLLAVPQAGYATYRKTIVNTPYPGMKGDFFGETLQELHKLGISGFGYIGIGWIMKYAKEHPEYAEHTEGDKAHPLICLNSPYRERVMEASREILKNYPIDGLRYDILDQPSSCRCDGCKNLYREMFHEAMPAEWLDWQHREKFRIESIRQIVKDLYAVCKSIKPTVPVWQNWFSGQDAADISDANFVDMSYIEFADPFRELLLNGVFQKRGIITGRVIENQKMAWECLALGGRCYSYFASVGKTGLPDSDTSFDRIVPVDWFEKELAPFYAQVKMVEPYLANTSPVTNISILYSESTRYHYDQYNRDDYMNILRGITEPILQSGNPVRFISNVNFSSTSLDGFKAIIIPESSGFSEDQLAIIKGYVQKGGQILVTGDALCYTADGHRLPDFALQDLMGVSLKPAPELIKQAGIIPVDTLIQATALEVIRNGRLPAKLYTSDRPFTAVTIKKGQTISFITNPAGEQQPLVQVNKIGKGAVYYLASSNMPELTAAVLNHAGVTSPVKNNNGTGFAILTRKNDAPEWILHLVSKGQYSLVINKKFCPATKISATYPADLKNIDVQYGKDSIRINVSTGNTYSTIVLR